In Halobaculum rubrum, the following are encoded in one genomic region:
- a CDS encoding type II secretion system F family protein, producing MSLDSDTSFGSARGFADAFYPLFRRVFDREGDFVDGVDTKLTQARMNQPVELYVSKALGVGVLVGLTLWVVGMLLGWSLFAFGIVQAESIGLGIPASSAEQAAMLESLTEPAAVLVSGVVFGSIGFGLGFGTLLAIPYQRADARKREINMLLADAVSFMYALSVGGLNQLEIFESMAEADDTYGEVAKEFQSIVQETSYFGTDYRNAVRQQSIETPSEEFSQFLTDMLSIINSGGDMERFLYDKKEKHLRTAKQQQELTLETLELFGEMYMTLSLFPLLLIIILVIMSMLGQGQDFLLTATVYLLTPLIGVGFLVLVSTVKQDEVGDGYLDPGGIDEHFAEEQREGLLHLGLVEAFTGEFSLFDRIRSREGTYKTGELLKAPHLFFRDNPLFTLALTGPAALVLVGFGVASGDAPLTFQGFVDNPVWSTFVWVYVPAYVTLIPLVIFYEWHQYRRGGITGKLSDNLRKLSSANDTGQTLLESIRTTADTSSGKLAEEFEVMYAKVNYGMSLREAMVEFNNKYHIPRLARTVKLISEAQQASSQITDVLTTAAQASENQDDIERERISRTRMQVAIILMTYLTLLAVMAILKLRFLDILAGLTTQASGGGAATGGGGGLGSGGFGGNVDVDRLSVLFFHAVTIQAVLSGVIAGYIRSADIISGMKYVVVLLTVALGVWVVVA from the coding sequence ATGAGCCTCGACAGCGACACGAGCTTCGGGAGCGCACGGGGGTTCGCGGACGCGTTCTACCCGTTGTTCCGGAGGGTGTTCGACCGGGAGGGCGACTTCGTCGACGGCGTCGACACGAAGCTGACCCAAGCACGGATGAATCAGCCCGTCGAGCTGTACGTCTCCAAGGCCCTCGGCGTCGGCGTGCTCGTGGGGCTGACGCTGTGGGTGGTCGGGATGCTGCTGGGGTGGAGCCTGTTCGCGTTCGGCATCGTTCAAGCGGAGTCGATCGGACTCGGGATCCCGGCGAGCTCCGCCGAACAGGCGGCGATGCTGGAGTCGCTCACCGAGCCCGCGGCCGTGCTCGTCAGCGGCGTCGTCTTCGGAAGCATCGGGTTCGGCCTCGGGTTCGGCACGCTGCTCGCGATCCCCTACCAGCGGGCAGACGCGCGGAAACGCGAGATCAACATGCTCCTCGCGGACGCCGTCTCGTTCATGTACGCGCTCTCGGTTGGCGGGCTGAACCAGCTGGAGATCTTCGAGTCGATGGCGGAGGCCGACGACACCTACGGGGAGGTGGCAAAGGAGTTCCAGAGCATCGTCCAGGAGACGAGCTACTTCGGCACCGACTACCGCAACGCGGTCCGCCAGCAGTCCATCGAGACCCCGAGCGAGGAGTTCTCCCAGTTCCTCACCGACATGCTGTCGATCATCAACTCCGGCGGCGACATGGAGCGGTTCCTCTACGACAAAAAGGAGAAGCACCTCCGCACGGCGAAACAGCAGCAGGAGCTGACGCTGGAGACGCTGGAGCTGTTCGGCGAGATGTACATGACGCTGTCGCTGTTCCCGCTCCTGCTCATCATCATCCTCGTCATCATGTCGATGCTCGGCCAGGGGCAGGACTTCCTCCTGACGGCGACCGTCTACCTCCTCACGCCGCTCATCGGGGTCGGCTTCCTCGTGCTCGTCTCGACGGTCAAGCAGGACGAGGTCGGGGACGGCTACCTCGACCCCGGCGGCATCGACGAACACTTCGCGGAGGAGCAGCGGGAGGGGCTGCTCCACCTCGGGCTCGTCGAGGCGTTCACGGGCGAGTTCTCGCTGTTCGACCGGATACGCTCGCGCGAGGGGACGTACAAGACCGGGGAGCTGCTGAAGGCGCCGCACCTGTTCTTCCGGGACAATCCCCTGTTTACGCTCGCGCTCACCGGGCCCGCCGCGCTCGTGCTGGTCGGGTTCGGGGTCGCCTCCGGCGACGCGCCGCTGACGTTCCAGGGGTTCGTCGACAACCCGGTGTGGTCGACGTTCGTGTGGGTGTACGTCCCCGCGTACGTCACGCTGATCCCGCTCGTGATCTTCTACGAGTGGCACCAGTACCGTCGCGGCGGGATCACCGGAAAGCTCTCGGACAACCTCCGGAAGCTCTCCTCGGCCAACGACACCGGGCAGACGCTGTTGGAGTCGATCCGGACGACCGCCGACACGTCGAGCGGGAAGCTCGCCGAGGAGTTCGAGGTGATGTACGCGAAGGTGAACTACGGGATGAGCCTCCGGGAGGCAATGGTCGAGTTCAACAACAAGTACCACATCCCGCGGCTCGCGCGAACGGTGAAGCTCATCTCGGAGGCGCAGCAGGCGTCCAGCCAGATCACCGACGTCCTGACGACGGCCGCCCAGGCCTCGGAGAACCAGGACGACATCGAGCGCGAGCGGATCTCCCGGACCCGGATGCAGGTGGCGATCATCCTGATGACGTACCTCACGCTGCTGGCGGTGATGGCGATCCTGAAGCTCCGGTTCCTCGACATCCTCGCGGGACTGACCACACAGGCGAGCGGGGGCGGCGCCGCGACCGGCGGGGGCGGCGGACTCGGCTCGGGCGGGTTCGGCGGCAACGTCGACGTCGACCGCCTGTCGGTGCTGTTCTTCCACGCGGTGACGATACAGGCGGTGCTGTCGGGGGTCATCGCGGGGTACATCCGCAGCGCCGACATCATTTCCGGGATGAAGTACGTGGTCGTGTTGCTCACCGTCGCGCTGGGTGTGTGGGTGGTGGTGGCGTGA
- a CDS encoding ATPase, T2SS/T4P/T4SS family, which yields MATDDADAAAGPGFDDGSGMAAASGDAAVVGEYTWPDFLRDHGREDAADELAERLRTEVVEEDEDGEEVVRIEVRAATAEDLAALGVAEVAADALGMDPGDVSPTVGAAGALGESIAERSPLLAYDDTPVWKDIYTWDDYREEYFLDEEGNPPTDEEDDPLEFTTADKAEALGFDPDRVEETLGHLAKRAPELDEVVDERTVDIADDIDEDAFFSDAAGMTTVVNRYDLEKAVPMPKKRHFREVERYWVNEPYSFVIVFHSTKENEKKYYVIEPYRNAIEEDLFEFLEGKLRSAIKYADEGAVAADDDHRKLTIREETYDLLDRYDLYTRDGGPKFGDKLADLFGVDVDDEGAAGRLIRALGVAPRESDGEIEGIAARPEPAVLAEDPDTLTEYTVTKALYYLERDFVGYERIDGIKHDINVEDISVDGYNSPVFVYHSDYEQIISNVYHGEQELDDFVVKLAQRSGKGISKRRPQVDATLPDGSRAQLTLGKEVSDHGTNYTIRQFKDVPFTPIDLINWNTFSLDEMAFLWLCIENHKSLIFAGGTASGKTTSLNAVSLFIPSNSKIVSIEDTREVELPQRNWIASVTRPSFADDDGGDVDEFDLLEAALRQRPDYIVMGEIRGEEGRTLFQVMSTGHTTYTTFHADNVGEVLKRFTTEPINVSKTMFTALDLVSVQASTRVQGRKVRRNKSLTEINHYDAENDEINVQDVYQWQAETDEFLRMGDSNTLEEIMFDRGWSPQTLEDEMLKRRAVLAYLIDRGLNTYTQVAATLQAFINDPETILSLMANERLEASLDDLREMESVLIDVDEDKEAMVPRPEPSEAQAAEAKSILEEADPILAEFRGERTDDVAAALGTVEHAGDVAAEPGAGASIAGEADGDATGDTAGAPFEDIGPEPLDVDRAIDATDGPVEDDADGGSTETDATDSETGLNGEAADAFDAIDQFDGDPSEPGSDGEHGRGDASADEADPDGEAAHDGEAVSEDDPVPDEETAPDEEVIDDWGFGEVASADDAEREEE from the coding sequence ATGGCTACCGACGACGCTGACGCGGCGGCCGGCCCCGGATTCGACGACGGATCCGGGATGGCTGCGGCTTCGGGGGATGCGGCCGTCGTCGGGGAGTACACGTGGCCGGACTTCCTACGAGACCACGGTCGCGAGGACGCGGCCGACGAACTCGCCGAGCGCCTCCGGACGGAGGTCGTCGAGGAGGACGAGGACGGCGAGGAGGTCGTTCGGATCGAGGTCCGCGCCGCGACCGCCGAGGATCTGGCGGCGCTGGGCGTCGCCGAGGTCGCCGCCGACGCGCTCGGGATGGATCCCGGCGACGTGTCGCCGACCGTCGGTGCGGCCGGCGCGCTCGGCGAGTCCATCGCGGAGCGCTCCCCGCTGCTCGCCTACGACGATACCCCCGTCTGGAAGGACATCTACACGTGGGACGACTACCGCGAGGAGTACTTCCTCGACGAAGAGGGGAACCCTCCGACCGACGAGGAGGACGACCCGCTCGAGTTCACCACCGCCGACAAGGCCGAGGCGCTCGGGTTCGACCCCGACCGCGTCGAGGAGACGCTCGGTCACCTCGCGAAGCGCGCGCCGGAACTCGACGAGGTGGTCGACGAGCGAACCGTCGACATCGCCGACGACATCGACGAGGACGCGTTCTTCAGCGACGCCGCGGGCATGACGACGGTCGTGAACCGCTACGACCTGGAGAAGGCGGTTCCGATGCCGAAGAAGCGCCACTTCCGGGAGGTCGAGCGCTACTGGGTGAACGAGCCGTACTCGTTCGTGATCGTCTTTCACTCGACGAAGGAGAACGAGAAGAAGTACTACGTGATCGAGCCGTACCGCAACGCCATCGAGGAGGACCTGTTCGAGTTCCTCGAGGGAAAACTGCGCTCGGCGATCAAGTACGCCGACGAGGGGGCCGTCGCGGCCGACGACGACCACCGCAAGCTGACGATCCGCGAGGAGACGTACGACCTGCTCGACCGCTACGACCTCTACACGCGCGACGGCGGCCCGAAGTTCGGCGACAAGCTCGCGGACCTGTTCGGCGTCGACGTCGACGACGAGGGTGCCGCGGGGCGGCTGATCCGTGCGCTCGGCGTCGCACCGCGGGAATCCGACGGCGAGATCGAGGGGATCGCCGCGCGACCCGAGCCGGCGGTGCTCGCGGAGGACCCCGACACGCTCACCGAGTACACCGTGACGAAGGCGCTGTACTACCTCGAGCGCGACTTCGTCGGCTACGAGCGGATCGACGGCATCAAACACGACATCAACGTCGAGGACATCTCCGTCGACGGCTACAACTCGCCGGTCTTCGTCTATCACTCCGACTACGAGCAGATCATCTCGAACGTGTACCACGGCGAGCAGGAGCTCGACGACTTCGTCGTCAAGCTCGCCCAGCGCTCCGGGAAGGGCATCTCCAAGCGCCGCCCGCAGGTGGACGCCACGCTCCCGGACGGCTCTCGTGCCCAACTGACGCTCGGCAAGGAGGTGTCGGATCACGGGACGAACTACACGATCCGGCAGTTCAAGGACGTCCCGTTCACCCCCATCGACCTCATCAACTGGAACACGTTCAGCCTCGACGAGATGGCGTTCCTGTGGCTGTGCATCGAGAACCACAAGTCGCTGATCTTTGCGGGCGGCACCGCCTCCGGGAAGACGACGAGCCTGAACGCCGTCTCGTTGTTCATCCCCTCGAACTCGAAGATCGTCTCCATCGAGGACACCCGCGAGGTCGAGCTCCCCCAGCGCAACTGGATCGCCTCCGTCACCCGGCCCTCCTTCGCGGACGACGACGGCGGCGACGTCGACGAGTTCGACCTGCTGGAGGCAGCGCTCCGCCAGCGGCCCGACTACATCGTCATGGGCGAGATCCGCGGCGAGGAGGGACGAACCCTCTTTCAGGTCATGTCGACCGGACACACCACCTACACCACCTTCCACGCGGACAACGTCGGGGAGGTGCTCAAGCGGTTCACGACCGAGCCGATCAACGTCTCGAAGACGATGTTCACGGCGCTTGACCTGGTGTCGGTGCAGGCGTCGACGCGGGTGCAGGGGCGGAAGGTGCGTCGGAACAAGTCGCTCACGGAGATCAACCACTACGACGCCGAGAACGACGAGATCAACGTTCAGGACGTGTACCAGTGGCAAGCCGAGACGGACGAGTTCCTCCGCATGGGGGACTCGAACACGCTGGAGGAGATCATGTTCGACCGCGGGTGGAGCCCTCAGACCCTCGAGGACGAGATGCTCAAGCGGCGCGCAGTGCTCGCGTACCTCATCGACCGCGGTCTCAACACGTACACGCAGGTGGCGGCGACGCTGCAGGCGTTCATCAACGATCCCGAGACGATCCTCTCGCTGATGGCGAACGAACGACTGGAGGCGAGCCTCGACGACCTCCGCGAGATGGAGTCGGTGCTGATCGACGTCGACGAGGACAAGGAGGCGATGGTGCCCCGTCCGGAGCCCTCCGAGGCGCAGGCGGCGGAGGCGAAGTCGATCCTCGAGGAGGCCGACCCGATCCTGGCGGAGTTCCGCGGCGAGCGAACCGACGACGTGGCGGCCGCCTTGGGGACGGTCGAACACGCGGGCGATGTCGCGGCCGAGCCCGGCGCGGGAGCGTCCATCGCGGGCGAGGCGGACGGAGACGCGACCGGCGACACCGCCGGTGCGCCGTTCGAGGACATCGGTCCGGAGCCGCTCGACGTCGACCGGGCGATCGACGCGACCGACGGGCCCGTGGAGGACGACGCCGACGGCGGATCGACCGAGACCGACGCGACCGACAGCGAAACCGGGCTGAACGGCGAGGCGGCCGACGCGTTCGACGCGATCGACCAGTTCGACGGCGACCCCTCCGAACCCGGTTCCGATGGCGAACACGGGCGAGGCGACGCGTCGGCCGACGAGGCCGACCCCGACGGCGAAGCCGCACACGACGGGGAAGCCGTCTCCGAAGACGACCCCGTCCCCGACGAGGAAACGGCCCCCGACGAGGAAGTGATCGACGACTGGGGGTTCGGAGAAGTGGCGTCGGCCGACGACGCGGAACGCGAGGAGGAGTAG
- a CDS encoding Sec-independent protein translocase subunit TatA/TatB yields the protein MPTTLPLFGAIPGGPEMLIILLVLVLLFGANKIPKLARSTGQAMGEFKKGREQVEDELQEMQDGERDDEDEIAADSTIDADSTGDTDNAALETDAEKN from the coding sequence ATGCCTACCACTCTACCCCTGTTCGGCGCCATCCCGGGCGGTCCGGAGATGCTCATCATCCTGCTCGTGTTGGTGCTACTGTTCGGAGCGAACAAGATCCCCAAGCTGGCCCGGTCGACCGGGCAGGCGATGGGCGAGTTCAAGAAGGGCCGCGAGCAGGTCGAGGACGAACTCCAGGAGATGCAGGACGGCGAGCGCGACGACGAGGACGAGATCGCCGCAGACTCCACCATCGACGCCGACTCGACCGGCGACACCGACAACGCCGCTCTCGAGACCGACGCCGAGAAGAACTAA
- a CDS encoding zinc ribbon domain-containing protein, with amino-acid sequence MTVESTNDEGPFTDEESPDESSEEQDTDESTGEPNADRAAVEPDPDEVTEEPEPDESDEPDPDEFTEEPEPDESDEAEQPQKGPNEMYCSSCGAVVKKRAEICPECGVATSTTSGGVSTTGSSSRGVATGGSSTEGGKTKYTAVGVVSGLAGFVVLPIVFAPISMYCGYKVYQNYNETHGIALIAWGALSLIAGMAAGAMVFA; translated from the coding sequence ATGACCGTCGAATCAACAAACGATGAGGGTCCCTTCACCGATGAGGAGAGCCCTGACGAGTCCTCAGAAGAGCAGGACACTGACGAGTCCACGGGGGAACCGAACGCTGACAGGGCCGCAGTGGAACCGGATCCTGACGAGGTCACAGAGGAACCGGAGCCTGACGAATCCGATGAACCGGACCCTGACGAGTTCACGGAGGAACCCGAGCCTGACGAGTCCGATGAAGCGGAGCAGCCGCAGAAAGGACCCAACGAGATGTACTGTTCGTCCTGCGGGGCAGTCGTGAAAAAACGGGCCGAGATCTGTCCGGAGTGTGGCGTCGCTACGTCGACCACCTCCGGCGGTGTCTCGACGACGGGGTCGTCCTCCCGCGGGGTAGCGACCGGCGGGTCCTCGACGGAGGGAGGGAAGACGAAGTACACCGCCGTCGGAGTGGTGTCCGGACTGGCCGGGTTCGTGGTGCTTCCGATCGTCTTCGCACCGATCTCCATGTACTGCGGGTACAAGGTCTATCAGAACTACAACGAGACACATGGTATCGCGCTGATCGCTTGGGGAGCCTTGAGTCTCATCGCGGGAATGGCGGCCGGTGCGATGGTGTTCGCGTAG
- a CDS encoding HD domain-containing protein encodes MSVRQYDPDAEHSFPDERVNEVLDVIESDAEIQTYLPAQNVNAVTRKGYNDHGAKHIEIVRNRALRLYELLKRGGVEFNGASQQGLDEADEPVIVALAATLHDIGHVVHRDDHAYYSIPLAADLLDRLLPQFDYYGTEETVRVKGETLHAILCHHTEETPLTREAGVIRVSDALDMERGRSRIPYEKGGRGINTLSSRAISNVELKPGSEADGNDGDAKPVLVEIEMVNAAGVYQVDNLLKAKLHDSLIEDLVRIVAINTKSDDRLVERIEL; translated from the coding sequence ATGAGCGTCAGGCAGTACGACCCCGACGCCGAGCACTCGTTCCCCGACGAGCGCGTGAACGAGGTGTTGGACGTGATCGAGTCGGACGCCGAGATCCAGACGTACCTCCCCGCGCAAAACGTCAACGCCGTCACGCGCAAGGGGTACAACGACCACGGCGCCAAGCACATCGAGATCGTCCGCAATCGGGCGCTGCGCCTGTACGAACTCCTGAAACGCGGCGGCGTCGAGTTCAACGGCGCGAGCCAACAGGGACTCGACGAGGCCGACGAGCCGGTGATCGTTGCGCTCGCGGCGACGCTCCACGACATCGGCCACGTCGTCCACCGGGACGACCACGCCTACTACTCGATCCCGCTGGCCGCCGACCTGCTGGATCGGTTGCTCCCCCAGTTCGACTACTACGGGACCGAAGAGACCGTCCGGGTGAAAGGCGAGACACTTCACGCCATCCTCTGTCATCATACCGAGGAGACGCCGCTGACCCGGGAAGCCGGCGTCATCCGCGTGTCCGACGCCCTTGACATGGAGCGCGGACGGTCGCGTATCCCGTACGAGAAGGGCGGCCGCGGGATCAACACGCTCTCGTCGCGGGCGATCAGCAACGTCGAACTCAAGCCCGGCAGCGAGGCCGACGGCAACGACGGCGACGCGAAACCAGTGCTCGTCGAGATCGAGATGGTGAACGCGGCGGGGGTCTATCAGGTCGACAACCTGCTCAAAGCGAAGCTGCACGACTCGCTCATCGAGGACTTGGTCCGGATCGTCGCGATCAACACCAAAAGCGACGACCGGCTCGTCGAGCGGATCGAACTCTGA
- a CDS encoding MFS transporter: protein MAQFGSSVALLRDKEFSALAGTAFARSQAYSTLLIALALYAEDFGTTGTVEGLFGTAFAVVQLLIVLPLGRKVDTSNAKHWLLLGLAINVVVFFGFMLVESATHVILVRVLQGVGASVLWITGSTVVGHIAPDNENGRWLGSYNQVAAFSSLAGDVVGGYLLFAEGYTFTYVVLTGVTILAFVLVLVNLRDDPGGGTENDAGGGVATLKALLDLPMIRALVVFRLAFSVGKMAVIIFLPILARTEFGTTAFAIGWILAGGKLTKSVTQGYVGDLSDRVGNKEYFVVAGAFLYGIGTALIPLSYYFEGTIDPVRFVAFGGEQVLGGAFFSLFGAYMVLGVADSIRLPASMSLFVEEGERYDSVASAMSLRSISWKVGQVAGPVGIGVIKQYVSTSAAFYTAAGFIVVASAVFWVVFRRASAREAEVVDGTDPDPADD from the coding sequence GTGGCGCAGTTCGGAAGCTCCGTCGCGCTGTTGCGCGACAAGGAGTTCTCGGCGCTGGCGGGCACGGCGTTCGCGCGGAGCCAGGCGTACTCGACGCTGCTCATCGCGCTGGCGCTGTACGCCGAGGACTTCGGAACCACCGGCACGGTCGAGGGACTGTTCGGTACCGCCTTCGCCGTCGTCCAGCTGCTCATCGTCCTCCCGCTCGGCCGGAAAGTCGACACGAGCAACGCGAAACACTGGCTCCTGCTCGGGCTCGCGATCAACGTCGTCGTCTTCTTCGGGTTCATGCTCGTGGAGAGCGCGACCCACGTGATCCTCGTTCGAGTGCTTCAGGGCGTCGGCGCGTCCGTGCTCTGGATCACGGGCTCGACCGTCGTCGGTCATATCGCCCCGGACAACGAGAACGGCCGGTGGCTGGGGTCGTACAATCAGGTCGCGGCGTTCTCCAGCCTCGCGGGCGACGTGGTCGGCGGCTACCTCCTGTTCGCCGAGGGCTACACGTTCACCTACGTGGTCCTCACGGGAGTCACTATCCTGGCGTTCGTCCTCGTGCTCGTCAACCTCCGGGACGACCCCGGCGGCGGCACTGAGAACGACGCCGGCGGCGGCGTCGCGACGCTGAAGGCGCTGCTTGACCTCCCGATGATCCGCGCGCTCGTCGTCTTCCGGCTCGCGTTTTCTGTCGGCAAGATGGCCGTCATCATCTTCCTCCCCATCCTCGCACGAACCGAGTTCGGCACGACCGCGTTCGCGATCGGCTGGATCCTCGCGGGTGGGAAGCTCACGAAGTCGGTTACCCAGGGGTACGTCGGCGATCTTTCCGACCGTGTCGGCAACAAGGAGTACTTCGTCGTGGCCGGCGCGTTCCTGTACGGTATCGGCACCGCGCTCATCCCGCTGAGCTACTACTTCGAGGGGACGATCGACCCCGTCCGGTTCGTCGCGTTCGGCGGCGAACAGGTGCTCGGCGGCGCGTTCTTCAGCCTCTTCGGGGCGTACATGGTGCTCGGCGTCGCCGACTCCATCCGCCTGCCGGCGTCGATGTCGCTGTTCGTCGAGGAGGGCGAACGCTACGACTCCGTCGCCTCCGCGATGAGCCTCAGGTCGATCTCGTGGAAGGTGGGCCAGGTCGCCGGACCGGTCGGCATCGGCGTCATCAAGCAGTACGTCTCCACGAGCGCCGCGTTCTACACGGCGGCGGGGTTCATCGTCGTCGCCTCGGCCGTCTTCTGGGTCGTGTTCCGCCGGGCGTCGGCACGGGAGGCCGAGGTCGTGGACGGGACGGACCCCGACCCGGCGGACGACTGA
- a CDS encoding NAD(P)/FAD-dependent oxidoreductase, producing MTTNDEFDYDVTVVGGGPAGLTSALYATRLGLDTLVVNRGGGRAAMMRDTHNVIGVTEETSGNEFLRTAQEQVQSYGGEYRRGFVEDVEAIDGGTVDGDGDEPDERTVGFRVDIGDEALTTRRVVLATGFSDERPDPPLPRTGMGLHYCLHCDAYMFVDEPVYVMGTGDSAAHVAMIMLNFTDEVDVLLRGGEPDWSDDTAELIENHPIDVISEEVVGMSKDDDGWLESFEFEDGTVREYKGGFPMYGSNYNTELADALGLDREDSGEVAVDDHGRTSVEGVYAVGDLTPGHNQIPVAMGAGAKCGIAIHMDLRAFPRSADEIDELGSVDESEVPAISPELMATAVAHEGHAAGPREDAAGAATDEAAADD from the coding sequence ATGACCACGAACGACGAGTTCGACTACGATGTGACGGTTGTCGGCGGCGGTCCGGCGGGACTGACGAGCGCGCTGTACGCGACTCGGCTCGGCCTCGACACGCTCGTCGTGAACCGCGGCGGCGGCCGCGCTGCGATGATGCGCGACACCCACAACGTCATCGGCGTTACCGAGGAGACCTCGGGCAACGAGTTCCTCAGGACCGCACAAGAGCAGGTGCAAAGCTACGGCGGGGAGTACCGCCGCGGCTTCGTGGAGGACGTCGAGGCGATCGATGGGGGGACCGTCGACGGCGACGGGGACGAGCCCGACGAGCGCACCGTCGGGTTCCGCGTCGACATCGGCGACGAGGCGCTGACGACGCGCCGGGTCGTGCTCGCGACCGGCTTCTCAGACGAGCGGCCCGACCCGCCCCTGCCGCGGACCGGAATGGGACTCCACTACTGCCTCCACTGTGACGCCTACATGTTCGTCGACGAGCCGGTGTACGTGATGGGGACGGGCGACTCGGCCGCGCACGTCGCGATGATCATGCTCAACTTCACCGACGAGGTCGACGTGCTCCTTCGCGGCGGGGAGCCCGACTGGTCGGACGACACTGCGGAGCTGATCGAGAACCACCCGATCGACGTGATCTCCGAGGAGGTCGTCGGGATGAGCAAGGACGACGACGGCTGGCTCGAGAGCTTCGAGTTCGAGGACGGGACCGTCCGCGAGTACAAGGGCGGCTTCCCGATGTACGGCTCGAACTACAACACGGAGTTGGCGGACGCGCTCGGACTGGATCGCGAGGACTCCGGCGAGGTCGCCGTCGACGACCACGGGCGAACCTCCGTCGAGGGCGTGTACGCGGTCGGCGACCTGACCCCCGGCCACAACCAGATCCCGGTCGCGATGGGCGCGGGCGCCAAGTGCGGCATCGCGATCCACATGGACCTGCGCGCGTTCCCACGTTCGGCCGACGAGATCGACGAGCTGGGGTCCGTCGACGAGAGCGAGGTACCGGCCATCTCGCCCGAACTCATGGCGACCGCCGTCGCCCACGAGGGGCACGCGGCGGGCCCGCGTGAGGACGCCGCGGGCGCGGCGACCGACGAGGCGGCGGCCGACGACTGA
- a CDS encoding class I SAM-dependent methyltransferase has product MTPNDSHRRMATDDPGSPTRATASTYDRIAGHFSKTREHAWPEVGSFLDGRSGTVGLDVGCGNGRHCEPLGDRVEETVGVDVSEELLLEARARARERGYDPGVSFVRGDAAALPVADGRVDLAVYVAALHHLRPRERRVASLSELARALAPDGRALVSAWSTAHDRFDADADAEVGFDTTVDWTLPGGEPVPRFYHIYAPREFDADLAASDLRPVDSVVSSGNCYAVVAPERAAGGNPD; this is encoded by the coding sequence ATGACGCCGAACGACTCACACCGTCGGATGGCGACCGACGATCCGGGCTCGCCGACACGGGCCACCGCGTCGACGTACGATCGCATCGCCGGCCACTTCTCGAAGACGCGCGAGCACGCTTGGCCGGAGGTGGGGTCCTTCCTCGACGGGCGTTCCGGGACGGTCGGGCTCGACGTGGGGTGCGGGAACGGTCGTCACTGCGAGCCGCTCGGCGATCGGGTCGAGGAAACCGTGGGCGTGGACGTGAGCGAGGAACTGCTGCTCGAAGCGCGAGCACGAGCCCGCGAGCGCGGGTACGACCCGGGCGTCTCGTTCGTCCGCGGCGACGCCGCCGCGCTCCCCGTCGCCGACGGCCGAGTCGATCTGGCGGTGTACGTCGCCGCGCTCCATCACCTCAGACCGCGCGAGCGACGCGTCGCCTCGCTGTCGGAACTCGCCCGGGCGCTCGCACCCGACGGACGGGCGCTGGTGAGCGCGTGGAGCACCGCCCACGACCGCTTCGACGCCGACGCGGACGCCGAGGTCGGGTTCGACACGACGGTCGACTGGACCCTCCCCGGCGGGGAGCCGGTGCCGCGGTTCTATCACATCTACGCGCCGCGAGAGTTCGATGCCGATCTGGCGGCGAGCGACCTCCGGCCCGTCGACTCGGTCGTCTCCAGCGGTAACTGCTATGCGGTCGTCGCGCCCGAGCGAGCCGCGGGCGGGAATCCGGACTGA